Genomic window (Verrucomicrobiia bacterium):
ATGGCAGCCCTTCCCATGCCCTGCCCCCCGTCGATGAAGAGGATGGACGCCCATTGGCAATCACCGTCCCCCATGGCACGCTCCACGCCGATCGTCAGGCTTTCATGATCCCGCCGCCCCCGCTCCGAACGTCCCGCACCGCGTCCGGGCCGCTCTCTCCCCCGCACCCCGCGCCCCGCCGGATGGCCACGCTCGCCCTGGCTTTCGTCATCGCGGCCGCTTTCCTGCCAACCCCTGCCCGCGCCTCCTCCTCCGGCCCGGCGCTCTCGGTCGCCCTCGACTTCCGCGCCGAGGTCAATCAGGCCAAGGAACGCGTCTTTCCCGCGGTGGTCTTCCTCAAGTGCCTTCGTGAGGACTTCGAGGGCGGGGCCCGCCGGTCCCGGGAGGTGTCGGGCAGCGGATTCCTCATTTCGCCCAAGGGCGAGATCCTCTCGAACTGGCACGTGGTCGAGAAGGCACTGCGAGTCCGCTGCCTGCTCCAGGACGGCCGGGCCTTCCCCGCCGATATCGTGGGTTCGGACAAGGCCACGGACGTCGCGCTGCTCCGCCTGCGCCTGCCCGCGGACGCCGGACCCCTCCCGTTCGCGGTGCTGGGCGACTCGGATGCCCTGACCGAGGGCGACTTCGTGATGGCCATGGGCGCCCCCTGGGGCCTGGCGCGGTCGGTGTCGATCGGCATCGTCTCCTGCGCCCGACGCTTCCTGCCCGGGGCCAGCGAATACCACTGCTGGGTGCAGACCGACGCCGCGATCAGTCCGGGGAACTCCGGAGGCCCGCTCCTCAACACCGCCGGCGAGGTCATCGGCATCAACACCCGCGGTGCCATGGCCGGCGGCGACCTCGGGTTCGCCGTGCCCAGCAATGTCGCCCGGGAAATCGCCGAGCTTCTGCGTCGCCGTGGGGATCCGGGCTGGAGCTGGAGCGGGCTTCAACTCCAACCCCTGCGCGACTTCGACCGCGACATGTACTTCGATGCCGACGAAGGGGTGATGGTCGCCGAGACAGCCGCCGACAGTCCGGCCCGGCGCGCCGGGTTCCTGCCGGGCGACCGGATTGTCTCCCTGAACGGGAATCCCGTGACCGCCCGAACCGACGAGGACCTCCCGGATCTGCGCCGGCGGCTCGACCAGTTGCCCCCCGATGCCCCGGCCCGGGCCGACGTGATCCGCGGCCAGACCCCCCTCACCCTCTCCTTCCAGCCTGCGCGAAAGGGCGCCATCGAAGGGGACGTCCTCGACTGCCCGCGCTGGGATTTCACGGTCAAGGCGATCAACCGCTTCGACACCCCCAATCTCCACCTGCACCAATCCGAGGGGGTGTACGTGTTCGGTGTCCGCCAGCCCGGCAACGCGGCCCTCGCCGGGCTCCGACCCAATGACATCCTCGCGCTCATCGACGGGGAACCCGTCCGCACCCTGGCCGAGGTGGCCGAACTGCACCGCCGCGCCCTCGAACGCATCGACCGCCAGCCCCGCGCCGTCCTCGGCATCCGCCGCGCCGGCCTCTCCCGTCAGGTGGTTCTCGATTTCTCCCGCGATTATCTCAAGGAATGATGCCCATGAAATCCCTGTTCCTCGCCTCGGCCCTGGGTCTCGTCGCCGCAACGCCCGCCACGGTGGCCGCCCCCTTGCCGCCCGAGGCGCAGTCCGCCCTCGCCCAGCATCTGCTCCCCTCCCTGGTCCGTATCGAACTCGAACTGCACCCCGATTCGGGAGACCCGCCCGAGGGTGCCGGCCTGGTCGAACGCTGCCCCCGCTGCGGACGTTTCCACGTCGAACTCGCCGCCACCGTGATCGAGGAGGATCGACGCCTCGAGTTCCCCGGGATCCTGATCGGGGACACCACGGTCCTCATGCCCGAGGCGCAGATCCACCCACGCTTCATCCGTTCCATCGTCGTTCGATCCGGCGACGATGACGTCGCCGCCCGGAGCGCCGCCCGGGCCGTGGGCCAGCCGGCCATGCTCCTGCACCTGGACCGTCCGTTACGGTCCAGCCGACCGGTGCCCTTCGACCCCCGCGCCGCCGCACCGCACGCCCTGGCCTCCTTCAAGTACGATGCCGGCTGGACGGTCGCGATCCACGCCCTGCCGACGGCGGTGTCCTTCCGTGAAGGCGTGCCACCGTTCCTTGATCTGGCCGCCCCGGGAATCCTCCTCTCCCCCACCGGCGTCGCCGCGGGCGCAACGCTCGACGGCCGTCTTCCCCTCGACGATTCCTGGAAGGGCCACCCCGGCCAGGTCTGGGATTGGCACGATGCCGCCGCCCTGGCCGCCCAGGAAACGACCCTGCGCCGCCGGATCGACGCAGCCGCCCTCCAGGTTGAACTGCGGTTCCGGGCCTCGCCGACCGCCATCGATCCCCGTCTCTCCATGCGCTACGGTCTGAATACCGACGACGACGCGACCGAACGCCGCGAACTCGCCGTCCTCGTCGAGGATCGCCGCCTCGTTGTCCTGGCCGGACTTCCCCCGGCCACCACGGCGCGGCTGGAACGAATCCTGGTTCATCCCCCCGAAGGCGACCCCATCGAGGCCACGTTCGTCGCGTCCCTCCGGGATACGGGCGCCTTCGTCGCCGACCTGGCCCGCCCGCTGCCGGGCCCCTTGGAGCCCTCCGACCTCCCCGTCGCCGAATGGCCCTCGAAACCGCTCTGGCTGGCCCGGGTGGACCTGCGCGGCGAAACCCGGACCGCCCACCTCCAGCCGGTCCGGGTCGAGCAGACCGTTCGCGGTCCCCGACACCGGCTCTACCCGGAACTGCGCCCCGGCCTGCCCGAGGGATTCCTGCTCGACCACGCCGGCCGCGTTCTGGCCCTGCCGCTGGCGTCGCGAGCCCGCCCCTCCGCCACCGACCGGTTCTCCCGCGACGAGTCCCGGCGCCTCACCCCGCTGTCCTACCTGCGGGAGGCCCTCGCCGATCTGGACACCGCCTCGGACCCGGCCAATGCCCCGCTCACCGAAGCCGACGCCCGCCGCATGGTCTGGGCCGGGATCGAGATGGAGAGCATGACCCCCGATCTGGCCCGCGCCCTCGGCGTCTCCCACCTCACCCGCAACGGCCAGTTCGGCGGCATCGTCACCGCCGTTCACCCCGATTCGCCGGCCCATGCCGCCGGTGTCGGGACCGGCTGGATCCTCCTGCGCCTGCATCCCGCCGGCCGCAACGTCCCCGTCGAGGTCCGGCTGGATCGCGATGGGGGCGGCGACGGCTTCGAGTTCCCCTGGGACCGCCTCGACGAGGTGCCGGCCGAGTACCTGGACCGCCTTCCGGCCCCCTGGCCTGCCGCCGAAACCCCGTTCAACCGTCTCCTGGCCCAACTCGGTCGCGGCACCCGCTACGCCGCCGAGTTTCTTGCCGACAGCGAATCCGTCCGGCGCGAACTCCAGGTCGAAGTCGGCCCCCCGCACTTCGACTCGGCGCCCAGCTTCAAATCCTCCGCCCTCGGATTGACCGCCAGGGACACCACCTTCGAGGTCCGTCGCTACCTCAATCTCGGCGCCGATGAACCCGCCGTCGTCGTGTCGAAGATCGAACCCGGCGGAAAGGCCGCCGTCGCCGGCCTCCGGCCCTACGAGATCATCACCCACCTCGACGACCTGCCGTTGTCGGACGTCGCCATCCTCGAGACAGCCGTTCGCGCAGGGGGCGACTTCCGGCTCGCCATCCGCCGCATGAGCCAGGGGCGCGTCGTCCACCTGCGCGATGTCCCCGCCGAATAACCCCGGCGGCGCCGTCCCATTCTCCCCAGGTCAAACCCGGCGCCCCGTGAACCCCACTCTCCTCCAGGCCCTGCTCGATGCCGAGGCCCTCGTCATCGCCGCCGGTGCCGGCATGGGGGTGGACTCCGGTCTGCCCGATTTCCGCGGCACGGAGGGTTTCTGGCGCGCCTACCCTGCCGTCGCCCGCCTGGGACTCCGCTTCGAGCAGATGGCAAATCCAGCCTGGTTCCACCGTGATCCCCACCTCGCCTGGGCCTTCTACGGACACCGCCTGAACCTCTACCGCACCACCGTCCCCCACGACGGCTTCGCCCTCCTGCGTCGCTGGTCCGACCGCCTGCCCCACGGTGCCTTCGTCTTTACCTCCAACGTGGACGGCCAGTTTCAGCAGGCCGGCTTCGACCCCGCCCGCCTCGTCGAGTGCCACGGATCGCTCCACCACGCCCAGTGCTCCCAACCCTGCACGGACGACATCCTCCCGGCGGACAACCTGACGGTCGCCGTGGACGAGGAAACCTTCCGCGCCGCCGATCCCCTGCCGCGCTGCCCCCGCTGCGGAGCCGTCGCCCGGCCCAATGTCCTCATGTTCGGCGACGGTTCCTGGATCCCGGACCGCACCGACACGCAATGGGGGGCGCTCGAAGGCTGGCTCGAAGCCCTGCGCACGGAACGCGCCCGTCTGGTGATCATCGAACTCGGCGCCGGCTCCGCCGTGCCGACCGTCCGCCACTTCTCCGAAGACCTCGCCCGCTCGCCCCGCGCCGTCCTCCTCCGCATCAACCCGCGCGAACCCGAAGTCCCCCCGGGCCATTTCAGCCTCCCCGAGGGCGCCCTCGCCGGGCTCCGCCAACTCGACGCCGCCCTCGCTCCCCACCTTTCGCTTCCCTCCAGCGCCCCCTCCGCCTAGGCTGTCAACCGCTATGGGGAAGCTCGTTGACGCCACGCCAGGAACACGGATCGCAGCCCTCGGACAGCAGGTTCTGGAAGGCGGGCGCCTCAGCCGCGAAGACGCCCTCTTCCTGTTCCATCTGGAAGGCGCCGCCGACATCTTCGATCTCCTCGCCTGGGCCAACCGCATCCGGGAGCACTTCAAGGGGAACAAGATCCACCTCTGCTCCATCGTGAACGCCAAGGCCGGCGGCTGCTCCGAAAACTGCAAGTTCTGCGCCCAGTCCGCCTTCTACCAGACCGACTCGCCCCGGTACGGCTTCGTCGAACCCGAACCCACCCTCGAGGCCGCCGCCGAAGCCGGACGCAACCAGGTCACCGCCCTCGGCCTCGTCGCCGCCTGGAAGGGCCTCAACGAGGGCCCCATGCTCGACGAGGTCTGCGACCGCGTCCGCGAACTCAAGGCGTCCGGCAAGGTCCGCGTCGATGTCTCCCTGGGCATGATCGGCAAACAGGCCGTCGCCGACCGGCTCCGCGACGCCGGCGTCGAATGCTACGGGCACAACCTCGAAAGCTCCCGCCGCTTCTTCCCCGAACACTGCACCACCCACACCTACGACGACCGCCTCCAGACCATCCGCTTTCTCAAGACGGCCGGCATCCGCATCTGCTCCGGCGGCATCATCGGCATGGGCGAATCCCGCGAGGACCGCTGCGATCTCGCCCTCGAACTCCGCGAAATCGGCGCCAACGTGGTCCCCATCAACATCCTCAATCCCATCCCCGGCACCCCCTTCGAGAAGCTCACCCCCATCGAGCCCATGGAGGCCCTCAAGACCATCGCCTGCTTCCGCTTCCTCCTGCCCCGCCAGGAAATCATGGTCGCCGGCGGCCGCACCCAGGGGCTCCGCGACCTCCAAAGCATGATCTTCACCGCCGGCGCCAGCGCCCTCATGGTCGGCAACTACCTCACCACCCTCAACCGCCCGGTCGAAGACGATCTCCGCATGCTCAAAGACCTCGGCCTCGATCCCTCCTGGGATCATCACTTCGCCGATCAACTCGAATCCGTCCCCGCCGTCCCCTCCGCCGCCGCCCCCGCTGCCCTCGCCACCGCATGAACGAAGCCCCTCTCGATTTCGACCGCGACGTCCTCCACCGCAGCCGTTCCATCCCCGTCGTCGTGGACTTCTGGGCCCCCTGGTGCGGCCCCTGCAAAATGCTCGGCCCCGTCATCGAACGCCTCGCCTCCGAGGCCGACGGTCGATGGGCCCTGGTCAAGGTCGATACCGATGCCCAACCCGGCCTCGCCGAAGCCTACCGCATCGCCAGCCTCCCCACGGTCAAACTCTTCCGGGACGGCGCCGTCGTGGACGAGTTCTCCGGCTTCCTCCCCGAAGCCGGGATCCGGCGCTGGCTCGATCGGCACCTCCCTTCCCCCGCCACCCTCGAACTCGAAAAGGCCGCCGAACTCATCGACGACGGCGATCTCGCCGGCGCCCGCGTCCTCATCGAACAATCCCTCGCCGCCGATCCCGCTCGCGCCGCCGCCAAGCTCCTCCTCGCCGAAATCCTCCTGGCCACCGACCCGCAGCGCGCCCTGGCGCTCCTCGCCGAAATCCCCGTCGAAGCCGATGAAGCCAGTCATGCCCAGGCCCTCCGGTTGCTGATCGAAGGCACGCTTCGCCTCGACCAGGGCCTGCCCGATCACGACGCCCGACCCCGCCTCGAACAAGCCCTCCAGGCCGTCCGCCAGCGTGACTGGGAAACCGCCCTGCCCGCCTTCACCGACGTCCTCGAACGCGCCCCCACCTACGCCGAAGGCCTCGCCGCCGACGCCGGCAAGGCCATCTTCCGCTACCTCGGCATCCGCCACCCCACCGCCGAAAAGCACTACCGCCGCTTCAGCGGCGCCCTCAACGCCTGAACCTTCCGGCCTGAACCCTCCGATGAGCGCCATCCCCGCGGACCCCCTCAAGGACGCCATCCGCAACGTGCCCGATTTCCCCAAGCCGGGGATTCAATTCAAGGACATCACGCCGCTCCTCGCCAACCCCGCCCTGCTGGCCGCCTGCATCGATCGCCTCGTCGGATCCCACCGGCCCGGGGACATCGATCTGGTCGCCGGCATCGACGCCCGAGGCTTCCTCTTCGCTTCCGCCGTGGCCCTCCGCCTCAATGCCGGAGTCGTCCCCGTCCGCAAAAAGGGCAAGCTCCCCTTCGACACCATCGAGGAAAGCTACCAGCTCGAATACGGCACCAACACCCTCTGCCTTCACGTCGATGCCATCCGCCCGGGACAACGCGTCCTCCTCGTGGACGACGTCCTCGCCACCGGCGGAACCGCGGCGGCCACCGTGGCCCTCATCGAACGCCTCGGCGGACGCCTGGTCGAGGTGGTGTTCCTGCTGGAACTCGGCTTCCTCGAGGGTCGCGCCCGTCTCGGCGGGCGCCCGGTCCGCAGCGTGCTCCAGTTCTGACCCAACCCGGCTGACCCGGCCGACGAACCGGCAGTCCGCCCGTTCAGGACCCGAACGCCCGCCGCAGCATGGCGATGCTGTTGGGCACCGCGATATCGGGATCCTCCTTCCCCTCCATCTCCAGCGAGACATACCCGGTGTAGCCCACCTCGGCCAGGATGCGGGCGATCCGCGGGTAATCGAGGTCCAGCGTGTACCACTCGCCGCCCCCGTCGTACGTCTTCGCCTGCACGAACACCGTCCTGGGCGCGATGGCGGCCAGCTTGTCGTAGGGATCCTCGAGGAAGTTCCCGGTATCCATCAATACTCCCAGCCACGGGGAATCGATGGCCTTGACGATCCGCAGCAGCCCCTCCGGCGTGTTGGTCAGACCCCAGTGATTCTCGAGGGCCAGCAGGACCCCGCATTCCTCCGCCTTGGGCAGGCACTTCTCGATCGAGTCGATGCACCACTTGAACCCGTCGTCCTCGGTGTACCCGTCGAGGATCGGCTCGATGCCGCGCGCCTTCATCAGATCGTTGAAATTCGCGATGGTGTTCCAGCGGCCCGAGTTCAACCGGATGCAGGGAATGCCCAGCTCGTAGGCGATCTCGATGCACTTCCGCGTGTGCTCGATCTGCCCCGCCAGGTA
Coding sequences:
- the trxA gene encoding thioredoxin; translated protein: MNEAPLDFDRDVLHRSRSIPVVVDFWAPWCGPCKMLGPVIERLASEADGRWALVKVDTDAQPGLAEAYRIASLPTVKLFRDGAVVDEFSGFLPEAGIRRWLDRHLPSPATLELEKAAELIDDGDLAGARVLIEQSLAADPARAAAKLLLAEILLATDPQRALALLAEIPVEADEASHAQALRLLIEGTLRLDQGLPDHDARPRLEQALQAVRQRDWETALPAFTDVLERAPTYAEGLAADAGKAIFRYLGIRHPTAEKHYRRFSGALNA
- a CDS encoding adenine phosphoribosyltransferase, with amino-acid sequence MSAIPADPLKDAIRNVPDFPKPGIQFKDITPLLANPALLAACIDRLVGSHRPGDIDLVAGIDARGFLFASAVALRLNAGVVPVRKKGKLPFDTIEESYQLEYGTNTLCLHVDAIRPGQRVLLVDDVLATGGTAAATVALIERLGGRLVEVVFLLELGFLEGRARLGGRPVRSVLQF
- the bioB gene encoding biotin synthase BioB, whose protein sequence is MGKLVDATPGTRIAALGQQVLEGGRLSREDALFLFHLEGAADIFDLLAWANRIREHFKGNKIHLCSIVNAKAGGCSENCKFCAQSAFYQTDSPRYGFVEPEPTLEAAAEAGRNQVTALGLVAAWKGLNEGPMLDEVCDRVRELKASGKVRVDVSLGMIGKQAVADRLRDAGVECYGHNLESSRRFFPEHCTTHTYDDRLQTIRFLKTAGIRICSGGIIGMGESREDRCDLALELREIGANVVPINILNPIPGTPFEKLTPIEPMEALKTIACFRFLLPRQEIMVAGGRTQGLRDLQSMIFTAGASALMVGNYLTTLNRPVEDDLRMLKDLGLDPSWDHHFADQLESVPAVPSAAAPAALATA
- a CDS encoding TIM barrel protein, producing MPITRRAFFGSTALASAAGLVGGLPTSGAAVAPGAPVPAGRRPRVKLAISTYSYWHFRTAKVPVETVIEKSALIGVEGVDILHRQMDMGEREPLTPGHRAYLQRLKRHAFRNGIDLIALSIHQDFVDPRPEYLAGQIEHTRKCIEIAYELGIPCIRLNSGRWNTIANFNDLMKARGIEPILDGYTEDDGFKWCIDSIEKCLPKAEECGVLLALENHWGLTNTPEGLLRIVKAIDSPWLGVLMDTGNFLEDPYDKLAAIAPRTVFVQAKTYDGGGEWYTLDLDYPRIARILAEVGYTGYVSLEMEGKEDPDIAVPNSIAMLRRAFGS
- a CDS encoding NAD-dependent deacetylase yields the protein MSPPNNPGGAVPFSPGQTRRPVNPTLLQALLDAEALVIAAGAGMGVDSGLPDFRGTEGFWRAYPAVARLGLRFEQMANPAWFHRDPHLAWAFYGHRLNLYRTTVPHDGFALLRRWSDRLPHGAFVFTSNVDGQFQQAGFDPARLVECHGSLHHAQCSQPCTDDILPADNLTVAVDEETFRAADPLPRCPRCGAVARPNVLMFGDGSWIPDRTDTQWGALEGWLEALRTERARLVIIELGAGSAVPTVRHFSEDLARSPRAVLLRINPREPEVPPGHFSLPEGALAGLRQLDAALAPHLSLPSSAPSA
- a CDS encoding trypsin-like peptidase domain-containing protein, whose amino-acid sequence is MATLALAFVIAAAFLPTPARASSSGPALSVALDFRAEVNQAKERVFPAVVFLKCLREDFEGGARRSREVSGSGFLISPKGEILSNWHVVEKALRVRCLLQDGRAFPADIVGSDKATDVALLRLRLPADAGPLPFAVLGDSDALTEGDFVMAMGAPWGLARSVSIGIVSCARRFLPGASEYHCWVQTDAAISPGNSGGPLLNTAGEVIGINTRGAMAGGDLGFAVPSNVAREIAELLRRRGDPGWSWSGLQLQPLRDFDRDMYFDADEGVMVAETAADSPARRAGFLPGDRIVSLNGNPVTARTDEDLPDLRRRLDQLPPDAPARADVIRGQTPLTLSFQPARKGAIEGDVLDCPRWDFTVKAINRFDTPNLHLHQSEGVYVFGVRQPGNAALAGLRPNDILALIDGEPVRTLAEVAELHRRALERIDRQPRAVLGIRRAGLSRQVVLDFSRDYLKE